CTTGAGCTTGTTTCATCAAGTGAACATAAAGGATCACATGTTCCAGATGATGATTCCAGTTCCTGATTACAACCTAAAGGGTCAATGTGAAGCAACACAACTGGCAGGAAGACACAAGATGCAgcataaatgataataacattTTTCATAGTGACATCCAATTCACTCCTTAACAATTTAAAACCAAGTAGGACTTGTTACATACTTCAACTCAGAACTCCATAAACAAATAGACACTGCTATAACAATTGAATAGCTTTTCAACATTGCCCTGCAGCAACTGACGGCCAATCTGAAGCTGGCATTTAAGCaaaaaacaacttaaattTTCAGCTTAATGGGCCAAGATTGCATCTGTGAACTGACtgcaaaatatttcaaattaagatGCAAAAcctcaaaaattaataaacttccAAACTACTCCCATGAATTTAATCAAAACTTTTAACAccacttaataaatttttttaatccagaATTACACATGCTTAACCAATGTCCTTCACCCAAATTCATGAAATAGCTAAACAAAGAAATGGGTAAtctcaaaaaatgaaaacgttAACAGACAATAGGAGCTATTTCTTATTCACCCACGCCTACACAATATATTGATCCGAATTCATATATTAGCAAAATAGATAAACGGGCTGtcttaaaaattgaatattgagtaagaaaaaaatgatttaccAAAACCAGGAGAACAAGAACACAAACATTCAAAAAAGTTGAGCTGTCTTTATACATGCTTAATCAAATCGCCAATCAATAACTACAAAATTTGCAAAACATGAAGGAAAGCGCAACTGGCTACTCATAAAGACTTGAACTTTTCATGACAAAGAATGTAAAAGAGAACCTGGAACTGCTTTTGATTGTTGGGTTGTTGTTGAGCTTCTTGttgaattgaagaagaagactCTCTTGCCTTATCTTCAGCTCTTGCAAGAACCCCATTGCCAAGCAATCTTGGACCTCTAATTCTACATTGATAAGTATCAAAGCTAGACAAAGAGTGAAGTGATGACACAGAAGTGAGAGATGGAGAGTGAAGTGAACGTTTCTTGAATTGCTGCAGTGGAGAGAGGTGGGTCCCTATTGATAAGGCAGCCATTAAAGATTAgctttttaaagaaattttatcaaaatgaaaggtggaagaacaagaagaaagaggaagtggctttaacttttaattggTATTTTCTTCTGTTGTAGTGTTTTACAAGTTGCATGGAAGTGACTGAGAAAAGATGAGAAGGGGGGAAGaggttaaaatgaaaatggctATTTCCAAGATGAAAATTGGTGTGGTTTTAGTAGAAATAGGAGTGGTGTTAGTAGTGACTAATAACTTTCTTGTATTTGTCGAACATTTTCTCCTCGTAAAAGGGAAGAATGTATAGTCATGCAAAATTAACTTATTGAATTACTTctagaataaaaattctgGTGTAGCTAAAAGGACAAAACAAGACACGTGTCAATTTCTCACTCTCTCAAATGCCTGGTCATCTTTCCAACAGAGACTAGATAGATATTGAGAGGTTGTCTAGTTCATTCTCGCCTTGCAAATTCACCAAAGAATGGCGTTAGCCCAAGTCTCAGCTTCTCTTTCCCTCTCCGTTAGTGGTACCTTCTCTTCTCTGTATCCTTCTCTAAGTTTTACAGTTTCACTAATCTCATATACTTggttttttgtctttaatgttGCAGATGCTTTTGCTTTCAGTTCGGCGAAGACTCGCACCATTTCTCGATTACCCACGTCGAGTCATGCTAGAATTGGGACCACTTTTGCCACTGGCTCTCCACTTTGTAAGGATTGCTGCTTCCATTTGTTATGAATATATGCTGTGGCTCTAAGCCTATAACATTCTCGTCAATATTATCAGTTTAATGAGGTCTTGGAAACCTTGCGTATTCATAAGAATTAAGAACCCACAGATATTTATGTGAAGTTGGACTAACTGTCTTTTTGCGCACTGACCTAGAGCTTTGATTGATCTTAAATGTTTTGCTTCAAGTTATGGTTTGGATTTAGGTGTTCTGGCTTTTATTCCACAGCTCTTTGGAATAGAATCACTAGTTGGGGGGTAATGGTTGTTTCCTGAAGCACACTAGAAGTTGTGCTTTCGAAATCAAGTAGAAGCATGGCACTAGCAACTGTACTTTAAATCTTTGTGCTGCGAATGATATTCACTTTTCTTGAAGGCTCTGTTTTAAATTGGGACTGTATAGCAATCAATATAATGCATGTCTAGAAATGTTTTTTTACCATTTCTATGTCCATTAGTGTTAAGATATTTGGTCTTATACTTGATGCTGTCTTTCATTTCAATAGTATGGAGAATTTCTCCTCAAAGGAAGTGTTTGCAGAAAGCAACTTCAGTTACAATAAGATGTGAGCAGGGTACCAAGGGCCGTAACAGTTTGGATGTATGGCTGGGTCGGCTTGCAATGGTTGGCTTTGCAGTGGCTATTAGTGTTGAAATATCAACTGGCAAGGGACTTCTGGAGGTATGACATGCTCTTTGTGTGTTTTCTAATTCTGATCCAATAAACTATTGCCTTTCAGATGCAAACATAAGTTTTAAGTATCATTCTTGATGTTTTTGCCAGTTAACGTGATATAGCTCAGAATTGTTTGATTGTTAACAAAGAATTAGAAACCTATCCGGTTCAGATAATATACTAGACACTTATATAAGGCCAGAAATAACGGAGTTGAGTAAAtgatatagttttttttttttttgggtaaaaaaacaaagacaaaTCAAAAACAAAGAATGCTAAGGGTAGAACGACTTGATTAGTAATGAACCCAGAATATTCTTGGCTTATGTATTGTTTGATTGCCTAATTGGGAGGAAACCTTTAGCCTGATGTGAATTACTCCTTTCGCTTTAATGCATTTGGGCTTCAATATCAGGCACACAAGAGAGCAAATAGAAAGCACTTCCTCTTTCTGTGCTTTAGACAAAGTAGGCTTTAACAAGTTTTGTCCCCTTGAAAGATATGCTTCTCAAAGAAGCTACTCTTGTCGAAGAGCTTAGAATGTAGAGTGGATGGAAGCTTCGCAATACATTGTACAGGCACAGAATACCTCCGCCCACCTCCCCCCCTcctgagaaaaagaaaaatataaattcacaCACATAATTGACATATTTTTTACCCACTGTCTGAAAATGCCAAACTCAGGGTGGCGAAGACAATAATGAGTTGATGGGTCTAATCCTGGGCAAATGATTTcaatttaatgatttctttGCTGTTCTCCATTTTGTTGGTTTCAAATCCATGCCTGAAATTCTCTGAGTCCCTAATTTCAGCACTTAAAGCCTactcaaaatataaaagcaCTTATGAGCAATTATATAACTACATCCATgtctattttttgttttgcagAATTTTGGGCTTACATCACCCTTGCCAACAGCAGCCTTGGCAGTTACAGCATTAGTTGGTGTTTTAACGGCAGTATTCATCTTCCAATCTGCCTCTGAGAATTAATCACACTGGATGTTGCTTTTTGGTCTGTAAAGTCTTACTGATGATACTTAATAGCTACATCTTTTGTTCATTAATTGCAATTTTGTCTCAAACTGACACTTGAAAAATGTACTCATAAtggaaatttttatgttgagactttcctaatttttttgtttcattacaTGAATTAACTTACTGTTACATATGCTCCCGCTCAATATCGCAAAAGTTGGTTTAACGCAAGAGCTTCTGTTAGATTACTTCTGATAATCGAGTAAAGCATCTGGTGCAATGATTAGATTGGTTTCTGATTTAAAGATCTATTGCAAAAGATGATCGAAAGAATCAATCCATGGTGCTTAGTCTTTGTTTCATGTATGGACAAGTGTATGCTTGGCTTTTCGGAAAGTTATGAGCATATTATATTTCAACCTCCAGCCATACAGCAGACAGAATCTCGTCTAGTCCcactattgttttaaattgtCCTGGCAACAACTGCTATTAGTCAAGAGACCAAATCAGCTTCATTCTTTACTTCTATCAGAACTTATTCTCTTCACCTTTCTAGTGCCATTTCTTTTGAAACCTTCGAAGATTGTCACACCGGAAAAtcaattcttcatatttttgttCTCGATTTTGAGTATGTTTCTTTAGTTTGATCAATTGTGCAATGGGCAAACTCATATCTAGACTTACAAAGAGGTTCTTTCCACAATGTAGAATTAAGCTTCTGATGGTGGGTCTAGATGCTTCTGGGAAAACAACAATTCTGTACAAGATGAAGCTTGGAGAAATCGTTACAACTACACCAACAATCGGTGTCTGCCCTTCTAACTCTTgctttgataatttttttcagcCTTTACGTCTGATTCTTTCTCTCCCTATATATAgctgttgtttctttttttctctgtttATTTACATCTTTGAGTCTGACTGGTCTCCCACACGGTGACTTCACATTTGTTAGCATAAAATCCATAAAATCATTATGAACAACATATAAACTTCTTATTTATAACATTGTTAACTATAACCATATAATAATGACCAGAATAAGGAATAAACCTTAGTATATTTGAGCAGAAAAACTGTTTTTgcacaaaattttattctattatacTTTTGAGATATAAGATGATCTTTCTGGGTTGATTCTTCCTTCATTAAACGGGGTGATTTCTCTTCTTAATTTGCTCTcgtttcaaaattttccatcTTCAAATAAGTTAATGATGATCTCTTGCTTCATTTGTTAATTGCCAGGTTTTAATGTAGAGGCAGTCgagtacaaaaataaaagcttCTGTGTCTGGGATGTAGGAGGTCAAAACAAGGTACTAAAGCTAATATCATTGATTCATTTCCATTGTTAGATATTTGAATTAGTAGTTAAATGAGCTGCATATTTCCAGAGGTTCTACAAAAAGATACTTCTGGTGCAAGTATATGTGGTTGAATATAAGGGAAATAACAGaatatttcatttgatatAGATTTCAATGAGATTGACGTTTCATTTCCCTTACGGGAAAATTGTGCAAAGATTAATCTTGCTCTATTATGTAAACAGATACGGGCGTTATGGAGACATTACTTCCGGGACACACTTGGACTTACCTTTGTGGTGGACAGCAGTGACAGAGAAAGAATCTCAGAAGCTCGGAATGAGCTGCATCGGATTTTGAGTGATGTTAGTAAGCTCATAAtttctgaaaaaataatttgtttacttGTCAATATTAGAAGAATCTTTCACTATAATCTTAGTCCCTTTGAtgaatttcactttttggATCATTCCAAGTTCCACGCTGAGCATGAAGACCAATATTTGCATTCCCATTTCCATTTTGCAGAATGAGCTGAGCAATGCTGCACTACTTGTCTTTGCCAACAAGCAAGATTTACCAAATGTTATGCCTACTGCTGAAGTTGCGGATAAACTTGAACTTTACTCTCTTGGTCAGCGTCGCTGGTAAAAACTAGCTTCTAATCATTGCTTTTCACAGACTGATGGACATCTGTTGAAATACTAAACTAGTAGTCTATAAGCTGGGGTGATTATAATCAGTTCCTAGATTTTATTCGTGtgatatattttacaattaaaatgcTGGGAATAGAATGGCGACAGCAGAGCTAATGCTTTGATTGGTGATGTTTTGTGAATCTTCTTATTCAGGTCTATCCAGAGTTGTTCTGCAATCTCTGGCCAGGGTCTCTATGAAGGTCTTGATTGGTTATCCAACAATATCTCAGTGAAAAACTGACCATCACAGCTTCACTGGTTTCGTTAACAAAAATGGAGAGATTAACTCTACCGATTGAACGAGGCCTTCATCTCTCTTGATAGAATTGGGAAAATGTTGGGGCCAAGCATGTATCACACAGCTATTAAGTACTTAAACAGCCCCTTGGTATATGGCTTGAACCATTGGTTGACAAGCAGCAAACAGAGTTCTTAAGCCGGCTATTTATTTGATGAAGAATAATGCTGTTATAATCAACCGCAGAAGAATTGATGCTGCGATGGCATTTGCTAAAAGATGTGGAGTAGACTTGTACCAGGCATGTTAATAAGTTATACAAAAACTGCACAAAATCAATGCACAATTTTAAGATGATCAGTCCTTTgtgatagtttttttttccccttcattTTTGAAAGGTCGTTCATGATAGTTCAATGCACAAAATTTGATcataaatcaaacacaaaacTTTGCAACATAGTGcagttttataatttcaaaaaagataatataatGAACAAATGAAGATACAAAAGAGTACATTTCCTCTTCTGTGGGGGTTGcggagtggtggtggtggtcaggggtgggggtgggggtggggttGGCATATTCTCCAAGTCGTGGACTCATAAGTCAGACATCCATAGATTGAGCTCTATCTGAAGTCTTTGACTtcccctttctttttttacttccatttttattcatctttttcttcgGTTTCTCATCCGAAACACGTTGTGTGCTCTCTAAATGTTGATTAATGGCAGCCAATGGATCCACCTGGAAAGCAGGATGGTTGAGAACTGTGCTCAACTGTTTCCCTTCCTTCAATCTATTAATCAAAACGCACCCATTACTTCTATGTCATGATAGACAAGTACAAAAGTGAAGCACAAAAATAATATGGCATAAGAAAATTTGACAGGGTAATATAGCCTTGAACTACGCACATTAGTTTTTGCCTGGCTTTGCAGTTCAACTTTAAGTCGGCTGCTGGAATTGGTTGCCGAGGAGCTTTTAACTCTGGAAGGGATTCTGAGAGAGTGGAGAGGTTGTAtactttcaatttcttttgtcGGCCTCTaagcttcttcttctgtttaaacaaattagttttattagcTCATACTACACATGATGTATAACTTTAAAGGTAAAGCGATTTTATAGCTAAAGGTAAGCATTCACACATTATATCATTAAAAGTTGAGAGGTATAGctgttaaaataaaagttgatacAAAATGAAGATATAATCATGCATCTACGTCAAGAAAAGGCCGTATATTTTAAACATTCCATAACAACAGAGAATTCAACTGCGTATCAGTGCCAAAGCTATCGGCTAGGATACTGGTCTGCCTTGAAATCTTTTGCTTTATGAAGTGCAAACACGAGTTATTAGTCCTCTCAAAGTGTGCTATGTCATTAACAAATTCagtaaaggaaataaaaatatcaactcGGTTCAAGCTTTCccttaatgaaattttacttGACATGACACCGTTGGTCAAAATTTTCCATGAAAAGTACACCACTTTCCCCTCATCTCTCCATGTACTAATGTTGCAGCATGCGGAAGTTGCTCAAAGAAACGTGCATTTTCGGGGTTCAGGGAGTTCAAAAACACAGCAGCAATTCAATAGATGgttgaagaaaaacaaagaaaatagttTGAAAGTAACATCATCACCTTTGTAATGGCCTTTTTGGCAGTCAAGGAAGCAACAGTATCCCTAACCTCTGCACAAAACGatagcaaaaaataaattagcaaTTTTCCAGTCAATTAACAGATAAAactattgatttttaattttttttaatatcgtTTTTAGAATTCAAACTCACTGGAATAAAACTGGAGCTTCTTTTCGAATTTGCGATCGGATTTAGTCGATGATTCTGCTCTgcatcaaattattttgagtAAGATAAGTAagccaaaaaacaaaaattttatctaCCAACGGATGAAcccacaaaatttatatattaattatcccacagaaccaaaaaaaaaaaaaaaaaggcgaCCAATTCTTACTTTGCGCTTGATTTTCCCATTATTTTAGTCTAGCAGAATAGGGATAAGGGGTTTTAgagcaaaacaaaattagggttttagATTCACAATCAGCTACGGACACGATAAACACAGAGAGCGGAACGGGAGGCTTTTTCGCTTTGTGATGGCGCCAGCCCGGTCAAAATCGATTGGGTTGGGCCACATTCTGCGCTTTAGTTTCTGGCCCACtacaaaaataagattaaaatttatcacatCTGCCCATGTAGTTTATAAAAGTTACAAGTAGGTTACCAAATCACCCATTTGTCTCATGATAGTCCATAAAATCCGTCTAGACCGCAAAAACCAATCACGAGTATCGAAGGGAGTGGTGATGCCAAACGCATGAAGGAATGGATTCAAAGAAAGACAAATGAAAACCAAgcttttgtatatttttgataattttataatatgatgaCGTATAAATAGacatataaattcattgatCCATACGTTatgtaagaaaataattgataaaaatagtaattaaatagatatttagttgatttatttaatgacTGTAAGGAAGTgaatcaacaattttttaaaatgtgttaCAAATTTGATATGCATATTTTAGTGCTTACCATATAGTCCACTCTTTAcgatataaaatatcaaaaaataattatttatttctatgaTGTGTGTGGCTAAAATCTAAAAAcgtaagagaaaaaaaaattattggattTCATTTACATAAGTCTCATTACAAATAAAGTTGAAAAGATGGGTTAAAAGTACAATGATCGAATTCACAATTCCTCACGTGGGTATGGATTAAGAGAAGAGTgttataaaagaatttatacTGTGTTTATTTACCCATAATGAGAATTGAAATGgagaaatcaaaataaataacttgtttacttattaaattaaagttgggaatgagaatgaatttCGTGAGCCCCTCATAAATTTTGGATTGATTACTAGAATTGTGATTCCTTAAGAGGGGGTTGGGAATGGGAACCCATTCCCTGAAATGACAAAATTATCCCCACTACACTTTAAATATACCCAAAATACGCTCtttggaaattgaaaaaaaaactgaaaatttattattattatgaaattcagttattattgttactattattgttgttgttattattataataataaaatttactagtattgttgttgttgttattaatttattaattattactgttaattatgtttattttaattattataaaatttactattattgttgttgatgctattgttattaatttattaattattattattaattattttttaattactattattaatatcattattataattattaattattttttatattataaaatttattattattgttgttattgttattaattttttaattattatatttttttatctatttattattttaattatcatcatcatcatcatcatcatcatcattaccattatcatcatcatcttcaaatgacaataattaataaagggtattttaataaattattaatgatattatttttaataatattattattattaacaatcatttttataataataaaaatcataaataataatgatgatgatgatgatgatgatagttattattataattaactaagGGCATTTTAGTAACTTGTAATAATTTAACTTATTCCAATTCTAAttccaagataaaataaacatatcaatGAGATTTCAGTCCATTCTCATTCCGATTGCTGTAGctcaagtaaacaacttattttaattcttatttctcATTCACATTTCAACTCATTCCTATCACAGTCTATTTGGATTCCAGCTCATTCCGGTTGCTGACAAGTAAACGCAACATTAATGCATTATGGACTAATTTGTTATATTGGTAAATTTTACAACCAAATTTGATAATTCTAAAACGTTTGAACATTTTCTCGGGAAAATATTTTCGACGTTCTGCAGAAAAAGTACTGGAGTTCTGTTAACCTGTAACCGTGTTTCAAAAACAGAGAAAAGGAATGGCGGGAGCAGAGGGATTCGTTGAAGCAGACAATGCAGAGGCAATTATCATAAGAATCGAACACAAATCTCGCAAGATCGAAAGCCTACTAAAACAGTAACATTTTTTCAGCCTCTCTATTTCTtcgaattttaattttaaaaaacccTAACTTTTActataattcttaaattttgatatcagGGGTAAGCCAATAGAAGCTCTTAAAACAGCCCTTGAAGGCGCTCCTCCTAAAACTCAAGATGAGCGATGCAAGGTTCTATCTTTACtattatcttcattttttttaatgatttctttttggtgggatgatttttgttattaatcaAGTGAACTGTGGGGGTGGTTTTGCAGTCAGCAAATTGGATAGTTGTTCACAGAGCACTCATGGCTATAAAAGATGTGGATTTCATGTTCTCTTCTTTGGATCCTGAGTACTATGATATCCTCATGAAGTATGTCCATTTGATTATCTAATTTAGTTCACCAAATTATGATTCTAGAGTCAATTTTCTATCTAATTTTGTCTTCTTTGTAGTTTCCTTAACCCCATTTATGTTTTTGTGGGTAgttcttttaataattctttctttcatgCACTAACTGTAGCTTGACTTGACAATTGACAAATTTTAGCTTTCATTTGATGCTTTTGTTGATACGTTCTGTTGCAGAGTATATGgcattatatttgttttgccCAAAGGGGCGTCTTACCTTGAAATTTACCAATTCTATGTGCTGGTCAGTTGTAGTAATCGTTTTGCTATGTGACAGGTGATCAAGTCTATAGTGACCATGTTGAATGTTATTACTATTTCAGTAGAAAAAAGTTGTGTACCAATCGAAATTTGGGGCTACAATGTCATCTAGTGTTTTCTGGTGTTTGCGATTGCAATGCTAAAGGTTGTGGAGGTTGGTGTTTAATATAGTTAGATGCAGTTCAGAAAGACCTTGTGGCAGAATAGGGATTTTGGTACTTTGTAATATgtgtaaatttaaaagttactgTTTTTCACGGAACTAGGTTCACATTGTCTAACTTCAATCAGGAGCTGTTTGCTGCATAATTGAAAGGTTTATGTTTTCCTTGAAAGGGAGGGAGGTTTTTAAACATAAGGCAGATTTTGGTTACATGAGAGGATTTGAGTTAGAGAGTTAGTAAAGATCAAAGTTAATTTGGGGATGACAAAACAAAGAGGAAAGAATAGATCAATGCTTAGTTATCCACTCGAGGAATTGATCTTCTGATTTGGAGGCAGAAGGGGTAAAGTTGCATGGAAAAAGAAGGGAGAAGGCTAAAGTTTCTCTGGAAAAAGAAGGGACtagtaattcaaaatttatatgtaaTTAACTAAAGGGAGAATGAGCTGGGGTTTGGGAGTAGTTCTACGCTGTATGatggattaattaaaaaatttcaataatctTATTTCATATAGTTGACTAGCAAAAATTTAGGCCTGGATTAGGaataattaaaactaaatcaaGGCAGCTAGCTGGAAAGAATAGTTGAAGAGGATAAAACAGGCTGAACATGGCTAGAACAAGGACAAATGTGTCCTTAAGGGTTTTCTAtggtattattttaaaaatgttggGATATCATTAAAGGGGGAATTACGAAGgtctgaaaatatttttatagcaGAGGAATGGTAAGAATTTTAGTGATTGGACTCTCAGTTTTGTACCAAGATTGAAGAGATGTGGCTACACTGCCTTAAAACAGCAGAGTAGGAAGTCACCTGTTTTGAGTTGGTAAAAATTAGGATATAGTTTACATTGCAACTGGAAAGGGACAGGAGAAATGAAAGCACTATTCAATCGACATAGGTGAATCTTCAGAGTATCACACCATATAAGCCAAGACCACCCAAGGAAATGGCTGAATTGGGACCTGTTAATCACTAATTTATAGTTGGTTGGGCATCTCCAATGAGGTAAACTTATTTATCCTTGGGACATAAGTATTGGTGACCCACTTGTATGTTGGAGAAAACAGTCATTGTGGACCATTGGGATTGCCACTAGAAAGAGATAATTCTTGCTTGCTCTTTAGCATTTTTAAtgggtatttaaaaaaaaaatgatcttgTTAGTTATGGTTTTTCAAGGAGAGTGATTTGATACTT
This window of the Citrus sinensis cultivar Valencia sweet orange chromosome 8, DVS_A1.0, whole genome shotgun sequence genome carries:
- the LOC102610811 gene encoding stress enhanced protein 1, chloroplastic, with the protein product MALAQVSASLSLSVSDAFAFSSAKTRTISRLPTSSHARIGTTFATGSPLLWRISPQRKCLQKATSVTIRCEQGTKGRNSLDVWLGRLAMVGFAVAISVEISTGKGLLENFGLTSPLPTAALAVTALVGVLTAVFIFQSASEN
- the LOC102610509 gene encoding ADP-ribosylation factor 1 yields the protein MGKLISRLTKRFFPQCRIKLLMVGLDASGKTTILYKMKLGEIVTTTPTIGFNVEAVEYKNKSFCVWDVGGQNKIRALWRHYFRDTLGLTFVVDSSDRERISEARNELHRILSDNELSNAALLVFANKQDLPNVMPTAEVADKLELYSLGQRRWSIQSCSAISGQGLYEGLDWLSNNISVKN
- the LOC102610202 gene encoding uncharacterized protein LOC102610202, whose product is MGKSSAKAESSTKSDRKFEKKLQFYSKVRDTVASLTAKKAITKKKKLRGRQKKLKVYNLSTLSESLPELKAPRQPIPAADLKLNCKARQKLILKEGKQLSTVLNHPAFQVDPLAAINQHLESTQRVSDEKPKKKMNKNGSKKRKGKSKTSDRAQSMDV
- the LOC102611323 gene encoding actin-related protein 2/3 complex subunit 5A yields the protein MAGAEGFVEADNAEAIIIRIEHKSRKIESLLKQGKPIEALKTALEGAPPKTQDERCKSANWIVVHRALMAIKDVDFMFSSLDPEYYDILMKYLYRGLSTGDRPTCDQCLRIHEKLTEKAGLGCILRCLADTVNTV